One segment of Nothobranchius furzeri strain GRZ-AD chromosome 13, NfurGRZ-RIMD1, whole genome shotgun sequence DNA contains the following:
- the cox7a1 gene encoding cytochrome c oxidase subunit 7A1, mitochondrial — translation MNHLLKVPLLAGRAFSSSSRQLKNRVPEAQKLFQADNGLPVHIKGGTSDVLLYRATMTLSIAGTCYSLYWLLIASMPQRKA, via the exons ATGAATCACCTTCTG AAAGTTCCTCTGCTGGCCGGCCGAGCCTTCAGCAGCTCCAGCAGACAGCTGAAGAACAGAGTCCCCGAGGCCCAGAAGCTCTTCCAG GCAGACAATGGGCTGCCGGTCCATATCAAAGGTGGAACCAGTGACGTCCTGCTGTACCGAGCCACGATGACACTATCAATTGCAG GAACCTGCTACTCTCTCTATTGGCTTCTCATTGCCTCGATGCCACAGAGGAAggcatga